AAAGGCGGAAAGAAACGCCACCCGCAACGTCTTCATTGTTGCAACTCGGTTGGCATCGCCAATACGGAACAGAACTCGCTTTGCGTCGGCAGAGCGCGAGAACAACTTCAACGCCATCAAACCCTCAATCATCTCGAGAAAACGTGAAGACAAGTCCTCCAGCACGTGCCACTGTTTGTGGGCTACAGAGTCAGCTCCGTTACCCAGCAAAATCATAAAGAAAACGATAAGCGGGGCGGTGACGACGAGCAGCGCCGCAGAAATCCAATCCAGCCGAAGGATGTAGAGCAGCAACACGGCAGGAACGAGAACAGCCTCAACGGATTGAGGCAAGTACCTTGCCAAGTACGACTCTAGGTTGTCGACACCTGTCACTGCGGTCGTGATCAATTCTCCAGTCTGCATGCTTTCGATTTTCGTCGAACTGAGCGTAAATAACTGTGACATCCAGCGAGAACGCATGTCGAGTTTTGCATTTGCTGCAAACCGAGCCGCAATCCAACCTGAAACAGCCCCAAATACACTGCGCGCCAAAAACGTAACTGCCAATCCGGCGTCGAACGTGAACAAATTTGTGTGTTGTGGCACGCGCAAGAACAGAATGCCGATCCCAATAGCCATAAAGTGGGCCTGCAGCAGCAATGAGACACTGCTGCAGACACCCAGCGCGAACGTCCACGCCATCAACGGCTTAGTCGCTGATAATTGGCGTATCAATCGAGCCTGAACATTCATGAGGCATCAATACTCCATATGGTCGTGTAGGGAAAGCCGTTTACGAAACGTCCAAAATGTCCAAATCGTGTAGCCAAGGATGATAGGGATCAACGTCAGGGCGATCCAAGTCATCACGTGTAACGAATAAGGGTTTGAAGCCGCATTGTAGATCGTTAAGCTCCAATTTGGATTGAGCGATGACACCATTACCCTCGGGAACAGATCGATAAATACGGTGATGGTCGAAAATACAATGGTGAACGATGTCATTAGAAACGCCCAACCATCTTTCTTTGCACGAATGAAGAACGGCACGGAAATTAGGGAGATACCTGCAAGCACCGCAATGGTGCCAGGATCGATCCCCGTTTTGGAAAAAATGCTCGAGTAAAAGTAGCTCAAGATCACGAATATTAACATGAATATCGTCGTCCAAAGGCCGGTTCTGCGCGCGGCTTTGCGGGCACGCGTCTGGATTTCACCGGTCGTTTTCAGTGTCAAGAACAAAGCTCCGTGTGTAGCGAAGAGCAACATCAGCGCGATGGCACAAACGACGCTGTAGAGGTTAACGAGCCCCCAAAGGGATCCGACGTCGTTCATCTGGGCATCGATGGGTACACCTTTCATAATGTTTGCCAATGCAATCCCCCAGATGATCGGTGGCAATACGCTCCCCAAGAAAATGGCTGTATCCCACGCCTTGCGCCAATGTTGCGCTGGAAGTTTGCTACGGTACTCGAGGCCAACTCCGCGGGCGATCAGCGCGATCACGAGCAGAAACAAAGGGATGTAAAATCCACTGAACAACGTGGCGTACCACTGCGGAAATGCTGCAAACATCGCACCGCCGGCCGCAATCAACCAAACCTCGTTGCCATCCCAGAAGGGCCCGATGGAATTGTACAGCAAACGTCTTTCTTCGTCCGACTTGCCGACAATCGGAGCAAGGATGCCAACGCCGAAGTCGAACCCTTCCAACACGAAGAAACCTGTAAACAAAATGACAATCAGCGCAAACCAGAGACTATTCAACGTCAACTTGCACTCCCCCCCGACGGTTCAAGCAACAAATTGGATGGTATACCGTCTTCGCGCTCATTTTCATCGTCGGGTCCCTGACGGACTGCTCGAGCGGCTAGATACACACCGATTGTGAGAAGAACGATGTAGACGAACGCAAATCCGACGAGCGTGAAGAGGACATTGGCATTAGAAACTGTTGGCGAGACGGCATCTCGCGTTTGAAGAAGCCCGTAGACGATCCAGGGTTGACGCCCCATTTCAGTAAAAATCCAACCTGCTGTATTCGCGATGTAAGGTAACGCAATAGCTGCCAGCATCGATTTGAGAAACCAACCGTGCTTCAATTCGCGGTCGCGTAGGAAAAGCACAAGGCCGATCAAGCTCAAAAGAACCATTAATGAGCCTGCACCAACCATGATGCGAAATGTCCAAAACGAAATATAGACGTTCGGAATGTAGTTTCCTGGACCGTATTTTTGAACAAATTGCTGTTGTAAT
Above is a genomic segment from Alicyclobacillus acidoterrestris containing:
- the cydD gene encoding thiol reductant ABC exporter subunit CydD; the protein is MNVQARLIRQLSATKPLMAWTFALGVCSSVSLLLQAHFMAIGIGILFLRVPQHTNLFTFDAGLAVTFLARSVFGAVSGWIAARFAANAKLDMRSRWMSQLFTLSSTKIESMQTGELITTAVTGVDNLESYLARYLPQSVEAVLVPAVLLLYILRLDWISAALLVVTAPLIVFFMILLGNGADSVAHKQWHVLEDLSSRFLEMIEGLMALKLFSRSADAKRVLFRIGDANRVATMKTLRVAFLSAFVLELFATLGTAAVALALGLRLIHAELAFTPALTVLLLTPEFFQPIRALGSEFHAGLNGLAAAESLFQLLDEPNEDVDARNIPGTMANGLPDIRFTDIRLRYPGEKEDSLCSLNLTIHPEEMISILGPSGCGKTTLLRLLSGSLSPSAGIIEVGGKQVQTLASPAWRKLVTLLNQQPHIFSGSVRENLQMAVPVGEMVEDDQLHDALRKAGLNTWFRSLPNGLDTRIGDGG
- the cydB gene encoding cytochrome d ubiquinol oxidase subunit II, giving the protein MTLNSLWFALIVILFTGFFVLEGFDFGVGILAPIVGKSDEERRLLYNSIGPFWDGNEVWLIAAGGAMFAAFPQWYATLFSGFYIPLFLLVIALIARGVGLEYRSKLPAQHWRKAWDTAIFLGSVLPPIIWGIALANIMKGVPIDAQMNDVGSLWGLVNLYSVVCAIALMLLFATHGALFLTLKTTGEIQTRARKAARRTGLWTTIFMLIFVILSYFYSSIFSKTGIDPGTIAVLAGISLISVPFFIRAKKDGWAFLMTSFTIVFSTITVFIDLFPRVMVSSLNPNWSLTIYNAASNPYSLHVMTWIALTLIPIILGYTIWTFWTFRKRLSLHDHMEY